In Streptomyces sp. NBC_01707, a genomic segment contains:
- a CDS encoding arylamine N-acetyltransferase, which yields MDPQSPQTVDAYLDRIGAVRPARPDAAALRDLQVRHLTTVPFENLSIHLGEDIVLEEKALLDKVVGARRGGFCYELGGAFAALLRALGFGVTLLQARVYGDGGQLGIPYDHLALRVETDDGSGPWLADVGFGDHAHFPLVFDDRADQEDPRGTYRIRETPDATEGAGAGDLDVLRDGVPQYRLDPRPRALADFRAGSWYHRTSPGSHFTRSLVCSRLTGMGRVTLSGRTLVTTVGGERHEVPLATDAEVLASYREHFGLRLDRLPTVRKAGIQGPNG from the coding sequence ATGGACCCGCAATCGCCACAGACCGTCGACGCCTATTTGGACCGCATCGGCGCCGTCCGTCCCGCGCGCCCCGACGCAGCTGCCCTGCGCGATCTGCAGGTGCGGCACCTCACGACCGTGCCCTTCGAGAATCTGTCGATCCATCTCGGCGAAGACATCGTGCTGGAGGAGAAGGCGCTCCTGGACAAGGTGGTGGGCGCCCGGCGGGGCGGCTTCTGCTACGAACTGGGCGGCGCCTTCGCGGCTCTGTTGCGGGCCCTCGGCTTCGGCGTCACTCTGCTCCAGGCCCGCGTCTACGGGGACGGCGGACAACTCGGAATTCCGTACGACCATCTCGCGCTGCGTGTCGAGACCGACGACGGCTCCGGACCCTGGCTCGCCGATGTCGGCTTCGGTGACCACGCCCATTTTCCGCTCGTGTTCGACGACCGTGCGGACCAGGAGGACCCGCGGGGTACGTACCGGATCCGGGAGACTCCCGACGCCACGGAAGGTGCCGGGGCCGGTGATCTCGATGTGCTGCGTGACGGGGTGCCCCAGTACCGACTCGATCCGCGACCGCGGGCTCTGGCGGACTTCCGGGCCGGCTCCTGGTACCACCGCACCTCGCCCGGTTCGCACTTCACCCGGTCTCTGGTCTGCTCCCGGCTCACCGGCATGGGCAGGGTCACCCTCAGCGGACGCACCCTCGTCACGACGGTGGGTGGCGAGCGACATGAAGTTCCGCTGGCCACCGACGCCGAGGTGCTCGCCTCCTACCGTGAGCACTTCGGGCTGCGGCTCGACCGGCTGCCCACAGTCCGCAAGGCGGGCATTCAAGGACCGAACGGTTGA
- a CDS encoding YceI family protein: MLGRWLGSKKATHAAGGSPLAGLAVPRTAGVLSCRVLDPVNVAVQQAEFVVTDSAGRKVVGGETDPYGNVLATVPAGEYRLAVTAEGFTPFHGSATVGESGHASLGDVTLQVSAPPQLPAAGDWEIEPNHTQIGFTARHIGLARIHGRFNTFAGAVRIADRMEDSAMHVIIDAASIDTNVQMRDDHLRSSDFLDVGRYPTLEFYSDRFVHRGGSRWGVSGALTLHGVSRTVTLDTQYLGLGNGLEGETRAACRATTELHREDFTLTWQTMLARGIAVVGPSIAIDMDIQIVPKS, encoded by the coding sequence ATGCTCGGCCGTTGGCTGGGAAGCAAGAAGGCGACGCACGCGGCGGGCGGCAGCCCGCTCGCCGGACTCGCGGTGCCGCGCACCGCGGGAGTGCTGAGCTGCCGTGTGCTCGATCCGGTCAACGTGGCTGTGCAGCAGGCCGAGTTCGTGGTCACGGACAGTGCGGGCCGCAAGGTCGTCGGCGGTGAGACGGACCCTTACGGGAACGTCCTCGCCACCGTCCCGGCGGGTGAGTACCGGCTGGCCGTCACGGCGGAGGGCTTTACTCCGTTCCATGGTTCGGCCACCGTCGGCGAGAGCGGCCACGCGAGCCTCGGCGACGTGACGCTCCAGGTCTCCGCACCCCCGCAGCTGCCCGCCGCCGGTGACTGGGAGATCGAACCGAACCACACACAGATCGGGTTCACCGCCCGCCACATCGGGCTGGCCCGTATCCACGGCCGGTTCAACACGTTCGCCGGTGCGGTGCGGATCGCCGACCGCATGGAGGACTCCGCCATGCACGTCATCATCGATGCGGCGTCGATCGACACGAACGTGCAGATGCGCGACGACCATCTGCGCTCCAGCGACTTCCTCGACGTCGGGCGCTACCCGACGCTCGAGTTCTACAGCGACCGTTTCGTCCACCGGGGCGGCAGCCGCTGGGGCGTCAGCGGCGCGCTGACCCTGCACGGCGTCAGCCGAACGGTGACGCTGGACACCCAGTACCTCGGCCTGGGCAACGGCCTCGAGGGCGAGACCCGGGCGGCGTGCCGGGCCACCACCGAGCTGCACCGTGAGGACTTCACGCTGACCTGGCAGACCATGCTGGCCCGAGGTATCGCCGTCGTCGGACCCAGCATCGCCATCGACATGGACATCCAGATCGTCCCCAAGAGCTGA
- a CDS encoding long-chain fatty acid--CoA ligase encodes MSDTQTLIENRPPSVATLFIDRVAATPDGEAYRYPVPSATGQGADEWKSLSWAQAAERVYAIAAGLIGLGVEPEERVALSSATRVEWILADLGVMCAGAATTTIYPSTNAEESSFILADSESRVLIAEDAGQLAKARERRAELPNLAHVVVIDPDGVEPDATDPEGWVLSLADLEARGAELLAKNPGAVKERVDAITAEQLATLIYTSGTTGRPKGVRLPHDNWSYMAKATVATGLITKEDVQYLWLPLAHVFGKVLTSGQIEVGHVTAVDGRIDKIIENLPVVQPTYMAAVPRIFEKVYNGVASKARAGGGAKYKIFQWAAEVAREHAKVSQDNFRRTGRASVPFGLGAKHKVADALVFAKIREAFGGRLRACVSGSAALAPDIGYFFAGAGIHILEGYGLTESSAASFVNPGEAYRTGTVGKPLPGTEVRIADDGEIMLRGPGIMQGYHRQPEKTAEVLEADGWLHSGDIGELSVDGYLRITDRKKDLIKTSGGKYVAPAEVEGQFKAVCPFVSNILVHGADRNYCTALIALDEPTILGWAAENGLEGRSYAEVVASPKAVELIDGYVKRLNGGLQRWQTIKQFRLLPRDLDVEHGELTPSLKLKRPVVEREYKGLIDEMYVGAREA; translated from the coding sequence GTGAGCGACACACAGACCCTGATCGAGAACCGACCGCCCTCCGTGGCGACCCTCTTCATCGACCGCGTTGCGGCCACTCCGGACGGGGAGGCCTACCGCTATCCGGTCCCCTCGGCCACCGGACAGGGCGCCGACGAATGGAAGTCGCTGAGCTGGGCACAGGCTGCGGAGCGCGTGTACGCGATCGCCGCCGGGCTCATCGGTCTGGGGGTGGAGCCGGAGGAGCGGGTCGCGCTCTCCTCCGCCACCCGCGTCGAGTGGATCCTCGCCGACCTCGGCGTGATGTGCGCCGGCGCCGCGACCACCACGATCTACCCGTCGACCAACGCCGAGGAATCGTCGTTCATCCTCGCCGACTCCGAGAGCCGGGTGCTGATCGCCGAGGACGCCGGCCAGCTGGCCAAGGCCCGTGAGCGCCGCGCCGAACTCCCGAACCTCGCCCATGTCGTCGTCATCGACCCGGACGGCGTCGAGCCCGACGCGACCGACCCCGAGGGCTGGGTGCTCTCGCTGGCCGATCTGGAGGCCCGCGGCGCCGAGCTCCTGGCGAAGAACCCGGGCGCGGTCAAGGAGCGGGTCGACGCGATCACCGCCGAACAGCTGGCCACCCTGATCTACACATCGGGCACCACCGGCCGCCCCAAGGGCGTACGGCTGCCGCACGACAACTGGTCGTACATGGCCAAGGCCACCGTGGCGACCGGCCTGATCACCAAGGAAGACGTCCAGTACCTCTGGCTGCCGCTCGCGCACGTCTTCGGCAAGGTCCTCACCTCGGGCCAGATCGAGGTCGGTCACGTCACCGCCGTCGACGGCCGGATCGACAAGATCATCGAGAATCTGCCGGTGGTCCAGCCGACGTACATGGCCGCTGTGCCCCGCATTTTCGAGAAGGTCTACAACGGCGTCGCGTCCAAGGCGCGGGCCGGTGGCGGCGCCAAGTACAAGATCTTCCAGTGGGCGGCCGAGGTCGCCCGCGAGCACGCGAAGGTGTCCCAGGACAACTTCCGGCGCACCGGCAGGGCGTCCGTCCCGTTCGGCCTCGGCGCCAAGCACAAGGTCGCCGACGCCCTCGTCTTCGCCAAGATCCGTGAGGCCTTCGGTGGCCGGCTCCGCGCCTGTGTCTCCGGCTCCGCGGCGCTCGCCCCCGACATCGGCTACTTCTTCGCAGGTGCCGGCATCCACATCCTGGAGGGCTACGGACTCACCGAGTCCAGCGCCGCCTCCTTCGTCAACCCGGGCGAGGCCTACCGCACCGGCACGGTCGGCAAGCCGCTCCCCGGCACCGAGGTACGGATCGCCGACGACGGCGAGATCATGCTGCGCGGCCCCGGCATCATGCAGGGCTACCACCGGCAGCCGGAGAAGACCGCGGAGGTGCTGGAGGCCGACGGCTGGCTGCACAGCGGCGACATCGGCGAGCTGTCCGTGGACGGCTACCTGCGGATCACCGACCGCAAGAAGGACCTGATCAAGACGTCGGGCGGCAAGTACGTCGCTCCGGCGGAGGTCGAGGGGCAGTTCAAGGCGGTGTGCCCGTTCGTCTCCAACATCCTGGTGCACGGTGCGGACCGTAACTACTGCACCGCGCTGATCGCCCTCGACGAGCCGACCATCCTCGGCTGGGCCGCCGAGAACGGCCTGGAAGGCAGGTCGTACGCCGAGGTGGTGGCGTCCCCGAAGGCCGTGGAGCTCATCGACGGCTATGTGAAGCGGCTCAACGGGGGCCTGCAGCGCTGGCAGACCATCAAGCAGTTCCGGCTGCTGCCGCGCGACCTCGATGTCGAGCACGGCGAGCTGACGCCGAGCCTCAAGCTCAAGCGGCCGGTCGTCGAGCGCGAGTACAAGGGCCTCATCGACGAGATGTACGTGGGTGCCCGCGAGGCCTAG
- the lepA gene encoding translation elongation factor 4: MPATPTNVPEPSRTDPALIRNFCIIAHIDHGKSTLADRMLQLTGVVDQRQMRAQYLDRMDIERERGITIKSQAVRLPWAPTTGEGEGATHVLNMIDTPGHVDFTYEVSRSLAACEGTVLLVDAAQGIEAQTLANLYLAMENDLTIVPVLNKIDLPAAQPEKFSEELANLIGCQPEDVLKVSAKTGVGVDALLNRVVRDVPAPIGKADAPARAMIFDSVYDSYRGVVTYVRVVDGQLNKRERIRMMSTGATHELLEIGVSSPEMTPADGLGVGEVGYIITGVKDVRQSKVGDTITSLSKGATEALGGYKDPKPMVFSGLYPLDGSDYPDLREALDKLQLNDAALVYEPETSAALGFGFRVGFLGLLHLDVIRERLEREFGLELIATAPNVVYRVEMEDGSEHTVTNPSEFPEGKIDKVHEPVVRATVLAPSEFIGAIMELCQNRRGTLLGMDYLSEDRVEIRYTLPLAEIVFDFFDQLKSKTRGYASLDYEPTGEQSAQLVKVDILLHGDKVDAFSAVTHKDKAYAYGVRLVAKLRELIPRQNFEVPIQAAIGSRVIARETVRAIRKDVLAKCYGGDISRKRKLLEKQKEGKKRMKMVGNVEVPQEAFIAVLSTDESGGESKGKK; the protein is encoded by the coding sequence GTGCCCGCGACTCCTACCAACGTGCCCGAGCCGAGCCGTACCGACCCGGCGCTGATCCGCAACTTCTGCATCATCGCTCACATCGACCACGGCAAGTCGACGCTTGCCGACCGGATGCTCCAGCTGACGGGCGTGGTCGACCAGCGGCAGATGCGCGCTCAGTACCTCGACCGGATGGACATCGAGCGCGAGCGCGGCATCACCATCAAGTCCCAGGCGGTCCGTCTGCCGTGGGCGCCCACCACGGGCGAGGGCGAGGGCGCCACCCACGTCCTCAACATGATCGACACCCCGGGCCACGTGGACTTCACGTACGAGGTCTCCCGCTCGCTCGCCGCCTGCGAGGGCACGGTCCTGCTGGTCGACGCCGCGCAGGGCATCGAGGCCCAGACGCTGGCCAACCTCTACCTGGCGATGGAGAACGACCTCACCATCGTTCCGGTGCTCAACAAGATCGACCTGCCGGCCGCGCAGCCCGAGAAGTTCTCCGAGGAGCTGGCCAACCTCATCGGCTGCCAGCCCGAGGACGTCCTCAAGGTCTCCGCGAAGACCGGTGTCGGCGTGGACGCCCTGCTGAACCGGGTGGTCAGGGACGTCCCGGCACCGATCGGCAAGGCCGATGCCCCGGCCCGCGCGATGATCTTCGACTCGGTCTACGACTCGTACCGCGGCGTGGTCACCTATGTCCGTGTCGTCGACGGTCAGCTCAACAAGCGCGAGCGCATCAGGATGATGTCCACCGGCGCCACCCACGAGCTGCTGGAGATCGGTGTCTCCTCCCCGGAGATGACCCCGGCCGACGGCCTCGGGGTGGGCGAGGTGGGCTACATCATCACCGGTGTGAAGGACGTCCGGCAGTCCAAGGTCGGTGACACGATCACCTCCCTGAGCAAGGGCGCGACCGAGGCGCTCGGCGGTTACAAGGACCCCAAGCCGATGGTGTTCTCGGGTCTGTATCCGCTGGACGGGTCCGACTACCCGGACCTGCGCGAGGCCCTCGACAAGCTCCAGCTCAACGACGCCGCCCTGGTGTACGAGCCGGAGACCTCCGCGGCCCTCGGCTTCGGCTTCCGTGTCGGCTTCCTCGGGCTGCTGCACCTCGACGTGATCCGCGAGCGCCTGGAGCGCGAGTTCGGTCTGGAGCTCATCGCCACCGCCCCCAACGTGGTCTACCGCGTCGAGATGGAGGACGGCAGCGAACACACCGTCACCAACCCGAGCGAGTTCCCCGAGGGTAAGATCGACAAGGTGCACGAGCCGGTCGTACGTGCCACCGTCCTCGCCCCCAGCGAGTTCATCGGCGCGATCATGGAGCTCTGCCAGAACCGGCGCGGCACCCTGCTCGGCATGGACTACCTCTCCGAGGACCGGGTCGAGATCCGGTACACCCTGCCCCTCGCCGAGATCGTCTTCGACTTCTTCGACCAGCTGAAGTCCAAGACCCGCGGCTACGCCTCGCTCGACTACGAGCCCACCGGCGAGCAGTCCGCCCAGCTCGTCAAGGTCGACATCCTGCTGCACGGCGACAAGGTCGACGCGTTCTCCGCGGTCACGCACAAGGACAAGGCGTACGCGTACGGCGTGCGGCTCGTCGCCAAGCTGCGTGAGCTCATCCCGCGGCAGAACTTCGAGGTGCCGATCCAGGCGGCCATCGGCTCCCGGGTCATCGCCCGTGAGACGGTCCGCGCCATCCGCAAGGACGTTCTCGCCAAGTGCTACGGCGGTGACATCTCCCGTAAGCGGAAGCTGCTGGAGAAGCAGAAGGAGGGCAAGAAGCGGATGAAGATGGTCGGCAACGTGGAGGTGCCGCAGGAGGCCTTCATCGCCGTTCTGTCCACCGACGAGTCCGGCGGGGAGAGCAAGGGCAAGAAGTAG
- the holA gene encoding DNA polymerase III subunit delta produces MATRRNSTDDPLAPLTLAVGQEDLLLDRAVQQVVAAARASDADTDVRDLTSDQLQPGTLAELTSPSLFAERKVVIVRNAQDLSADTVKDVKAYLGAPVEEITLVLLHAGGAKGKALLDAARKAGAREVACPKTTKPAERLSFVRSEFRALGRSASPEACQALVDSIGSDLRELASAVSQLVADVEGTIDEAVVGRYYTGRAEASSFTVADRAVEGRAAEALEALRWSLSTGVAPVLITSALAQGVRAIGKLSSARGGRPADLARELGMPPWKIDRVRQQMRGWTPDGVAVALRAVADADAGVKGGGDDPEYALEKAVVAVARAARSGR; encoded by the coding sequence ATGGCCACCAGAAGGAATTCCACCGACGATCCGCTCGCCCCCCTCACGCTCGCCGTGGGCCAGGAGGACCTCCTCCTCGACCGTGCGGTGCAGCAGGTGGTGGCGGCGGCCCGGGCGTCCGACGCCGACACGGACGTCCGCGACCTCACCTCCGACCAGCTCCAGCCGGGCACTCTTGCCGAGCTGACGAGCCCTTCGCTCTTCGCCGAGCGCAAGGTGGTGATCGTGCGCAATGCGCAGGACCTCTCCGCCGACACGGTGAAGGACGTCAAGGCGTACCTCGGTGCGCCGGTCGAGGAGATCACGCTCGTGCTGCTCCATGCGGGCGGCGCCAAGGGCAAGGCGTTGCTGGACGCGGCGCGCAAGGCGGGTGCGCGGGAGGTCGCCTGCCCGAAGACGACCAAGCCCGCGGAGCGGCTGTCGTTCGTGCGGTCGGAGTTCCGGGCGCTGGGGCGTTCCGCGAGCCCCGAGGCGTGCCAGGCGCTCGTCGACTCCATCGGCAGCGATCTGCGGGAGCTGGCGAGCGCGGTGTCGCAGCTGGTCGCGGATGTCGAGGGCACGATCGACGAGGCGGTGGTCGGGCGCTACTACACCGGTCGTGCGGAGGCGTCCAGCTTCACCGTTGCCGACCGGGCGGTGGAGGGGCGGGCGGCGGAGGCGCTGGAGGCGTTGCGCTGGTCGCTGTCGACCGGGGTGGCGCCCGTGCTGATCACCAGCGCGCTCGCGCAGGGCGTCCGGGCGATCGGCAAGCTGTCCTCGGCACGCGGGGGGCGTCCTGCGGATCTTGCGCGCGAGCTGGGGATGCCGCCGTGGAAGATCGATCGGGTGCGGCAGCAGATGCGGGGGTGGACACCGGACGGGGTGGCGGTCGCGCTGCGGGCGGTCGCGGATGCGGACGCGGGGGTGAAGGGCGGCGGGGACGACCCCGAGTACGCCCTCGAGAAGGCCGTCGTTGCTGTTGCGCGGGCGGCGCGGAGCGGTCGGTGA
- the rpsT gene encoding 30S ribosomal protein S20, with protein MANIKSQIKRNKTNEKARLRNKAVKSSLKTAIRKAREAAAAGDVEKATTAVRDASRALDKAVSKGVIHKNAAANKKSALASKVAALQG; from the coding sequence GTGGCGAACATCAAGTCCCAGATCAAGCGGAACAAGACGAACGAGAAGGCGCGCCTGCGCAACAAGGCCGTCAAGTCCTCGCTCAAGACCGCGATCCGCAAGGCCCGTGAGGCTGCCGCAGCGGGCGACGTCGAGAAGGCCACCACGGCCGTTCGCGACGCTTCGCGCGCACTCGACAAGGCTGTCTCGAAGGGCGTCATCCACAAGAACGCCGCCGCCAACAAGAAGTCGGCGCTGGCCTCCAAGGTTGCCGCCCTCCAGGGCTGA